CACATACATCACCATAAGGGTTCCATAGAACAAAGACACCACCATTAGGTGGGACCCGCATGTGGAGAAAGCTTTAGTTCTCCCAGCATGAGAGGGAAAACGAAGTACAGCTCTGAGTACCAGTGTATAAGATCCCAAGATGCAAAGGAAGGGGCCAAAAATTATCACTGAGTTGAAGGTGTAGCAAATAAGCTCAGTGGAAGGAGCGGGGATGCAGGCCAGTGCAAACAATGGGCCTGGGTCACACACAAAGTGGTCGATGATGTTGGGTCCACAGAAGGGAAGTTGGGAGATAAGGACAATGGGGACTGGATAGCAGAGAAATCCACTCACCCAACAAACACAGACTAGGATCACACAGAACTTCCCAGTCATGATGGAGGGGTAATGCAGTGGGCAACAGATGGCCAGGTACCGATCATAGGCCATAACTGATAGGAAGAAACACTCTGTTGTaccaagtgaaaaaaagaaatagaattggaTGAAGCAGCCAGTGAAAGAGATGGTCTTGGTATCAGAGAGGATGTTGACCAGCATGTTTGGGACAGTGGAGGAAACATACCAGATCTCTAGGAAGGCAAAGTTTCCCAAGAAGATGTACATGGGTGTGTGAAGCCTCCTGTCCCATTTCACTGCACAGACAATAGCCCCATTCCCCAGCAGCGTCAGGAGATAGACCACCAGGATTAATGAGAAGAAGAACATCTGCATCTCCCtttcaccagggaaacccagaaggACAAACTCAGTCACAAAATGCATTGTTTTGTTCTGGGATCCCAAAGCTGTTAGAGAAACTGAAGTTAACAGAGCAATGAATAATCATGAACATTTTTAGGTTTTGCTAACAAATAGCTTGGAAAGGTACAAAggttggggttgcaaagaattggacacaactgagcaactaacactttcatttttcacgtTCACTTTCAATGCCCCTTTGAGCAGTATGGAGGAGAATGCtttatccttttttgttttttaatagataaGAAAATGGAATATCAGAGATTTAATGAGTTTACTTGAATGTGCAAAACCAGTAACTTCTAGATACACTGGCTTATTTGGTTTGAAACAAATCCcacttcatttcaaatattaCTATAACCCTGAGTCTTAGTAATGTTTCATCTTTTAGGTTTAAATCATTATCCCTTGTATCCTACATACAAATATAAACTTTAGACACATcttttttgctttgaaataaaGTTGAGTATAGATCTGAAGCAAATAGCTGTAGAAGTCCAATTAAAAAGCATGCAAGAGTGGAAATGCAGGGTGGGAGTCTTAAGCCTGCTTGCTTTTGCTGCTTTCAGGGAGGTGCTGCAGATCCCCAGGATTCTATAAAGTGGTTTGAAAACCATCTATCCATTTTTCTCTAGGTCACATTCTGCTATGTGGCTTCTGGATTTGTTGAATAGTTCAGCCCAATCCCCTCCTAAGGAGCTGGTTCTCCcaaagcactatttttttttgttgagaaaaaaaaaatctcctttattACTTGGGACTCCTCTTGTTGAAGCTACACAAAAGAAGTCTAATTCCTCTTCCATTATGATGATGGTGGGGACTTAAATAACTGATGGCAGCTATTCTGTCCTCTATACGTGATTTCTTTTGGAAGCCATCATTTTCCTGGTGTGTACCTCAAGCTGCACTATTTCACATCATAATTGAGCTCTTGAGGTAACTTGCAGCTGGACATGCCAATTTCTCTAGAATGTAAAACCACATGACTTCGTTTTTGCTAGGAATTAAGCCCTAAATACCATAACTTGTCTGCTCATTATCTTGCTTTTacctaatttaatttaataatgaaTAGAGAGGTCACTTTAGGTTGTGCTAAGACCAGAAAGATGTTTCTCATACTGGCTGATTTAGGATTTGGGACAGGACTATAAACTTGGATAATTTGCTAAAAACCGTCCTAAAACTATTTGTATAGGTTCATTTCTATGTCCTAGAGTTTCCTGGTTAAAGATCAAAATATTTGACTGGGTAAGCCaccatcaatattttaaaatccataatATATTAACTACAAAATAAGATAACTGGCTATATTACTAATGTCATTGTTAAGATACTCACAAAGTTTCATCCTTTTGCAGTTTATACAATCTTCAGAGTGCAAAAGGCTTGACTCTCAGTAGTTCAGCAAACCTGGAGCAAACTCAGAGGATAAATGTTTTATTGCCAAGGTAGCTTTGGATTTTGTATTGATTAACAGTATTTTTAGAATGATGACAAAGGTTGACTATAAGTGTGACTCataaacatgaaaatttaaattttgtccaAGCAGTTTAGTTCAATGGACTACAATTGTAATGACCATATGTATTAAAACTTATAGAAGAGTTATAATGTCAAATATGCTTTCCATAACCATACCTATATTTGCCAGGCCACATGTTGTCATTTTGCTTGGAAAATATAGTTACTAGGCTTTCAGCAAAAAATGTTGAATAATGAATTTAAATTGTAGCATGTTATccattttacttattcatttgtgtgtttcataaatgtttatttactttttattatatttctagcAGTGTGAAAATTCTGGGATAATGGTAAACATAGGAAATAAAATTCATCCCTTTTTGGAATTTATGGTTTATAAAAACTATCCATATTGTCACTTACATTTGAAAAGTCACACTGTCTGTGACTGGAGCTTCCTTCAACTGTGTGTTTCACCATATACCCAACTGTGTACCATGCACCTAAAAAAGACATATATTCCAGTTAGAGCTAAACTTAGATAAATCTATGTAGTGAATGCAGTAGCATGATAACATTTTATTTGACATAAGTGAGATATTATTGGCTTTTTAAGACAGAAGGCAGAGACCTGAGACATGAATTGATTAACTGCATTCATCTACTGGAAAGTTCTTGGTACCAAGATTAGAAATGTAATTTCAATTCATGGTTTTTGACCTGGAACTGAGCCTCATAAATCTTAACTCCCACTTGGTCATTTGACTTCATAATGTTTATGACCTTTTGATGTTTGTGCTGCAGTGAAATTTTAGTTACTATGGAATATAGAATCAGAGAAACATGTATAAATGAACTTCACAGATAATTTGGAATCTTTGCATCCATTTCTATTGCCTCCACCTCCAAAGTATATCTATTATAAGCTCAaatgatgaatttatttatttattttggctgtcctgtgtgacatgtgggattttagttcccctgactagggattgaacatgtgctccctgcagtggaagtgcagagtcttaaccactggactgtcaggggaGTCTCTCAAATGATAAATGTGAGTCCACCTTTTTCTATTCACCTCAAGTGATACAACAAATGAACAgttggagaggaggaggaaaaaggaacCTGGGCAGTTCTTTCTGTACGAACTAATAAGGAAGCTAGGTCCTCCTCTATAACTCCAACCACTTGCTTAGGATTTAAGCTACCTTGCTCAGAGGCgagcactttaaaaattataattgcaaggattcttctttctttaaatatttatattttaaggttAACCTACAAATAAATCCAAAGGACAAAAGAGTCTGCTGGCctacttttttttcagtttctactCATCACTTGTCACTGGCTGACAACTCTGAAAGAATAATAACAACCTGCTTTAATTGCTCTAGCTGAAGGTATTTGTCAGTCAAAACTTCACTGACCAATATTAGAAAGAAAGTGATTCAAGACTCAGGCTGCATTCTAACTGAAGGATAGTTAATTCTCCCTCCAGTATATCCAAGACATTTGAGCACTATTTCCCTTAAGTGAGTTATATAGTGGGAATTCTGTGATACCAGAGTGAGCCCTTAATGTGAATGTTTCACCCAAGAACTCCTTGGGAGTGTGTTGGGAGAAGAGAACTGCAGGCCCTAACTCATTGTTCCTacaaaaaacaaaggaacaaagagCTAACAGATTTACAGAAGAATAACGTGCAGTGGGTATACAGGAGGATGGAGGCAGACTTTCCTTACATACCTGATGATGTGTCTGTCTCCAAGAGGAGAATGTGAGACAATTTCCAGCCACAAGATTGTCCTCATTACCCCATCTAAAAGCTCATTCATGGATGGATAGGCACATTTGCGGCTCCagagactcatttcctttagtaTTCTGAACAAGATGAAGTATATTTTTCATGTCAGTGATTATTAAGTTTGCAAGTCTCTCTTGAATAGGACCCATAGTTCCCTGGTGTGCTCATTGGGAGGCACCTGGGTCCCTGTGCATGTATATCTGTGCATCCCTCTAATTTTCCCtatatttgtttgtatttccCCAATGGTTTAACTAGTAAGATACAGAGGTCTGCATAAATATCCAAGAGAAGCcaggaaaattttcttctttgtggtgATAACCTTCCTCTAAAGAACTGATCTGAGTGCAGGAAGGGAGGTAGAGAGTGGGACAGGTTAATGAGAggggagattaaaaaaagaaagagaaagaaagaatgtgtgtgcatttaagagtgtgtgtgtgtatgttggtgtCTGTGATCTTTTCTCCAAAGTACATCCATTTCATTCTTGGTATTTAACCTGTAAGgacttaagttaaaaaaattttttgtctaTACAAAGTTACTTAAATTTGTTATACTTGACATACAAGAAAGaatttcccttttaaattttaaggatAATTTGAACACACTTGTTTGAAAGAATTGAGTTTTTTGTAAAAGTGGATTTGCAATGCTGTTGACTGACATAATTCAAtattagtgaaaatgaaaatttagcacTGTAAATGGTTCAGAGACAGGAagtatgatttctttcattgatATCAGGTTAAGGAGAACAAACAAGAAGAGGCAGAGAACCTGTGGGGAAGAATTCAATCATAGCAAGAACTCAAGTAAAGAACCCTACTGAGTTTACAAGTGAGGCTGTATAAGGACATAACAACTTCTAAAAATGTCCCTGTCCCAGCAGTATTGACATCACTTGAGAGCCTGTTAAAATACAAAATCTCAGGTCCCACCCCTACCTAGTAAGTCAGAAACACTCAGTGTGGGGCCAAGAAACCCCCTTTTTGAACAAACCTTTATGTGATCTGCTGCATGCTGAAGTTTGACAACCACTGTATAGATCATTAAAGACTGGGTTAAGGATGGATATATTTGATGGAGCTTCTAAGTTTGGGAAGGATTTCAGTATGATCAGGAATTAGTTGAGCATGGTTTGGAGAAAGGATCAAGAATGATATTTGTAGGGATAATTGACATCTGAAGCTGAGTTTTAGATAATGCTGTATGTAGAGAAACAGGCTTAGAATTTTAGACATCTGGGAGACTTTTGAAAGAGACCTGGGATAGGCAGGGAAATGGTGTAAAAGATTATTCAGGCATCATGTGAAAGGGAGTGACCTGGGAATAAAAAGGGGTACTGGGTTTGAATAGAGTTGAACCTAAAGAGAAGGTCGTGGGCTAAGAGATAGAAAACTAGGACACAGAAACTCTAGGTCCTGGCCTGAGTGCTTTTACTTACTGGCTGTAAGAGCCTGTTGAGTTCATGTCTTCAAATATTCGATACCTTCTTTGTGTTCTCCATAGGGCTGACATGAGAATGAAATAATagataggaaaatattttgtaaatatctaTATAATTGTAATATGATTGTGATTGAAGAGCCTCAGGAGTGGATTCCTAACTCCATTATCTCTCCAGTTGTCATGGAAATATCATTCTAGAAGTAGAATTTCCTTTCTGAGGATCTAGGAGGACTTTCCATTCCTCTTGGGTAAACCAGTTCCTTAACTTTTCCTCCTCCCCAAATATATGTCCCGAAGATCAGGTTGCAGATacaaattcctttaaaaagaaatacaaagtttTATTTGACAACTAgagataaagaattttttaaatgcccaTGCCTCTATTTAGTCTGTTTTCAATGAAAAAACCACGGTGATgacccttttaaaatataatgggaCTCTAttactcctctgctcaaaactctGCTCAGAAAGGCTttccatctcattcagaatttaaaattcttactATGGCTCACAAGGGTCTGTACAACTTGGCCCTCTGTATGCTGTCTTTGACTTCATCTCTGATATTTCCCTCTTAATCTCTCTATTCCAACCAAACCAAACTACTTGCTGTTACTGGAACACAGTCCTGCCTCAGGGTCTTATGGAGAACTTACCTCCCTCTGCATGGAATGCTCTTCCCTCAGCTATCCACACAGCTCATTCCCTCATCTCCTTCAAACTTTTGTTTAAATGATACCTTCTCCCGGtggccttccctgatggtcctatttaaaatttcaaccttttctctctcacttcctgtaccccttcccctttctccataTTGTTTATCTCTTTCCAGTGTAActatatttttgcttatttttttattgtctgtCCCTCACTAGAAAATAAACACCACACATAGAGTGTGTTTTGACCATTTTGGTCATAATGTATCTCTAATGCCTATGAGAATATCTAGAAtaaagtagatgctcaataaatttttgttgaattgaAAAAATTGCTATTTTATATGATGTTAAAACATAACTTATATAAGCATGAAACTTTCAGTCTGTCCCTAATCTGGAAGATTCTGGACCAAGAGGAGCTAAGAGGATAGAAACTTTTTCTATTACTAAATCCTTTGGTTATATATCCATTAGACATTTAAGTTAGATTATTTAGTCACTTTAAAGGATATTGTATTATCTTAAGAAATGCCTTCAGTACACTGATGATGATTCACCTAGGATAACTTCTCTTAGTCTAGCTTTACCTCCTTCCCCTAATAATCAAAACTAAGACAGTGTGTGAAATAGGACAAATATAATGCCCTCATATTACTATCTAAGAAGTTATTCATGTTGAAAATATTGTTATTATACTTAGGATGCAatctgaatcagccatggtttagCTCTGCCAGGTTAGTTGAAGAATAAAACATGGATGGAATCCACTAAAAAAGTCTTCTTTACTGTGTGCATTGGAAAATTAACAGCAGTATATGAAGTcttttttaattgatcttttaTGCCTGGACAATGGTTTGCTTGTTCTCATGTAGATTAGATTATCTTCATTCTATTTTCAGGACTTTCTTCAGTGCAGCCTTCATCTCCTTGTTTCTTAAGCTGTAAATCAGGGGATTTAAGAAGGGAGTCACCACGGAATAGAACAAAGTTATAACCTTCTGAATTTCAGCTGGGTTATCAGCTGTAGGGCTCACATACATTGCCAAAAGAGCCCCGAAGAATAAGCACACCACTGTCAGATGGGATCCGCAAGTAGAAAAGGCCTTCTGTCGGCCTGCTGCTGAAGGGACTTTAAACACGGTGATCAATAAAAGGGTATAGGAGCCAAGGATGTACAGAAGAGTTAGCATGATAATGAGGGAGCTGAGGACATAGAAGACAGTCTCAGTGACAGGAGCTGGGACACAGGACAGAGCCATCAGTGGATCTATGTCACACACAAAGTGATCGATGGTGTTGGGCCCACAGAAAGGCAGCTGAGAGAGCTGCACGGTGGAGACAGAGTAACTAAGGAACCCAAACACCCAGCAAAGAGACAACAGAACAGAGCAGAGTTGTTGGGTCATGATGGTTGGGTAGTGCAACGGGCGGCAGATAGCAAGATACCGATCGTATGCCATGATACAGAGCAAATATGTCTCAGTTGTACCCAGGGAAGTAAAGAAATATAACTGGAGGAAACAGCCAACAAAAGAGATGGTTTTTGTTTCTGAGAGGAAATTGATTAGCATACTGGGCACAGTGGAGGTAATGTACCAGATTTCAAGGAAAGCGAAATTCCCTAGGAGAATATACATTGGCGTATGGAGCCTTTGGTCCCACCTCACAGCGCAAACAATGGTCCCATTTCCCACTGTAGTAAATATATAGATTCCAAAGAAGAGTGAAAAGAGGAAATACTGTAACTCTTGACAGCCAGGGAAGCCTAGGAGGATAAACTCTGTCACGGTGCTTGCTGCTGAATTGTTCAGGAATCCCAGGACTGCATAGAAGACAGAAAATACCAATATATAAGTTGCTTTGTTTCTTGAAAAACTTATAGGAAACCTATGCTAGGTGTATGTGTTGGCTGTTTCGCAATTAGTTTGGAATAACCCATCTATTAACTCCTATCTTATTTAAAAGCCACCAACAaacaaatttcaataaaattggGTTCATAACAATAGAATCTTTATATTACTTGGATTTTCTTTATCAAAGGATTAGGTTAAAAAACTCCTCTCTTCcctttgaaaaatttgaaaactcagaagCACTACcttctgtgaaaagaaaaaggttATCCATTTGTattagattcatttgtattattttttagggCCCAAcatatgatatcatatagtatttgtatttctctgtctggcttattttactaagcataatattctctaggttcgttaatattgctgcaaatggcaatatttcattcttttttatggctgaattatattccattacatatatgtatacaggtaatatatgggcttctctggtggctcagatagtaaagaatctgcctgaaatgcaggagacctgggttcaatccctgggttgggaagatcccctggaaaagggaatggctacacactccagtattcttgcctggagaatcccatagaggagtctggcaggctacaacccataggattgcaaaagagttggacatgactgagcagctaacacacatgcacacataggtaacacacacacacacacacacacatatcacacatatCGCATATATCTGTTGGTGGGTACTTGTATAAactgtttttttaacttaatatcttttgtattttttccatgtCCAAATTATAACTGCAACATTAGTTCAATGGCTGCCTTGTTTTCTGTAGATTTTATCAACTCCTTAGTGATAGATTTTGAGTTTTAGtgttttatattataataaaCACTCTAACTTATATTCTTGAGCATATTATCTAATATACTTGATCCATAAAGTGAGGTTATAATGATTCAACATTTAATAATTAAACAAATCAATGTATTATGTCCTAGTTTTTGATGATGAAGATTTTTAGATATCCTTTGATGCCCATCATTTACTGAAGTCAACAAAGCAAAATCCttttacatataagaaaaatTCCTGCATAATAGTTCCATAGCATGTTATTCACATCCATACTAGAGCATGTGCCATAATGACTGAATAATGTGCTGTGTTTCCTCTAGACTGAAAACTTTTATAATTCATAAATGATGttaaatttatctttatattcTCAGTTGACTTTCTGGCGCTTAGTAGGCACTTGCTCAATGAATTAATGGTTGAATGAATTTTGAACTTGTCAGTTCTGTCACTGAAAAGCTAATCTACTGAATTTATGAACACCACCATCACTGAGCCTCTAATCTGAACTCATTGGGCAGAGACTTGTGACTGACCAAACCTAAGATCTAATCCCCACTTGCCTCATGTCCCTGTCATTTGTGAGTGTCCATTCTAAATATAAGCCTCCCTAGTTACTcacccttttcatactgttcatggggttttcaaggcaaaaatactgaagtggtttgccactttccagtggaccatgttttgtcatgtatggatgtagtatgtagtagtcatgtatggatgtgagagttggactataaagaaaaccgagcaccgaagaattgatacttttgaaatggatgttggagaagactcttgaaagtcccttggacagcaaggagatccaaccagtccatcctaaaggaaatcagtcctgaatattcattggaaggactgatgttgaagctgaaactcccatactttggccacctgatgtgaagaactgactcatttgaaaagaccctgatgctgggaaagattgaaggcgggaggagaaggggacaacagaggaggagatggttggatggcatcaccaactcaatggacatgagttgagtaaactcagagttggtgatggacacggagg
This sequence is a window from Odocoileus virginianus isolate 20LAN1187 ecotype Illinois chromosome 6, Ovbor_1.2, whole genome shotgun sequence. Protein-coding genes within it:
- the LOC110133416 gene encoding olfactory receptor 11H4-like, translated to MNSMKRVTSTVTEFILLGFPGCQELQYFLFSLFFGIYIFTTVGNGTIVCAVRWDQRLHTPMYILLGNFAFLEIWYITSTVPSMLINFLSETKTISFVGCFLQLYFFTSLGTTETYLLCIMAYDRYLAICRPLHYPTIMTQQLCSVLLSLCWVFGFLSYSVSTVQLSQLPFCGPNTIDHFVCDIDPLMALSCVPAPVTETVFYVLSSLIIMLTLLYILGSYTLLLITVFKVPSAAGRQKAFSTCGSHLTVVCLFFGALLAMYVSPTADNPAEIQKVITLFYSVVTPFLNPLIYSLRNKEMKAALKKVLKIE
- the LOC110133393 gene encoding LOW QUALITY PROTEIN: olfactory receptor 11H6 (The sequence of the model RefSeq protein was modified relative to this genomic sequence to represent the inferred CDS: deleted 1 base in 1 codon), which codes for MFMIIHALLTSVSLTALGSQNKTMHFVTEFVLLGFPGEREMQMFFFSLILVVYLLTLLGNGAIVCAVKWDRRLHTPMYIFLGNFAFLEIWYVSSTVPNMLVNILSDTKTISFTGCFIQFYFFFSLGTTECFFLSVMAYDRYLAICCPLHYPSIMTGKFCVILVCVCWVSGFLCYPVPIVLISQLPFCGPNIIDHFVCDPGPLFALACIPAPSTELICYTFNSVIIFGPFLCILGSYTLVLRAVLRFPSHAGRTKAFSTCGSHLMVVSLFYGTLMVMYVSPTSGNPAGMQKIITLVYSAVTPLLNPLIYSLRNKDMKDALKKVLGLRINQN